A genomic segment from Triplophysa dalaica isolate WHDGS20190420 chromosome 22, ASM1584641v1, whole genome shotgun sequence encodes:
- the ggt5b gene encoding glutathione hydrolase 5 proenzyme isoform X1: MAKSQSTRCCLCVLAFMCISAVICICIILGSRPRHCDFFTHAAVSADSQLCSDVGRDMLLQGGSAVDAAIAALLCTGVVNPQSMGLGGGSIFTIMDNTGKVKVISSRETAPKGVKADLLKGCPTSLTFTTGSEWIGVPGELRGYQQAHRLYGKLPWDKLFEPTIKLAREGFPMPTYLGKFLQYDMVKQLIQSTKLCDLFCHKNKTVFGPGDVLRFSKLAETMEIIAKEGADAFYTGKIGRDLIDDVKAAVRFPGGTLSEQDLKAFQVRVSDAWSVQLGEYKMHFPPPPAGGAILSFILQLMHGFGLSPASINGEQKKVTLHRYLEAVKFANGLKRNLGDPFFNSRDMTYMTDKKFTDRIRALIIDGLTHSDSYYNVTPLNDRFGTTHVSVMAADGSAVSVTSTINHMFGSSIYSEKTGIILNNELADFCGKADSVTPGEQPPSSMAPSILQSSSQRTTLVIGGSGGSMITSAMALSIMNHLWFGMSLNESIAEKIVFVNSKNAINFEHGYDNAAIKAMEALRHDVKPYQFFFNVVNAVSKKGHCISAVSDARKVGKSAGY; this comes from the exons ATGGCTAAATCTCAGTCCACACGCTGCTGTCTGTGCGTCCTCGCTTTCATGTGCATTTCTGCTGTTATCTGCATCTGCATCATTCTGGGCTCCAGACCGAGACACTGTGATTTTTTTACGCATGCTGCCGTTTCTGCGGACTCTCAATTGTGCTCTGATGTTGGCAG GGATATGCTTCTTCAGGGGGGTTCTGCAGTGGATGCAGCCATCGCCGCTTTGCTCTGTACTGGAGTGGTTAACCCACAGAGCATGGGCCTGGGAGGGGGATCCATCTTTACTATTATGGACAACACAG GCAAAGTTAAAGTCATCAGCTCACGAGAGACGGCCCCGAAAGGTGTCAAAGCAGATTTACTGAAGGGCTGTCCGACGTCTCTAACCTTCACTACAG GAAGCGAATGGATAGGTGTACCAGGAGAACTCCGTGGTTATCAACAAGCACACCGGCTGTATGGAAAGCTGCCCTGGGACAAACTTTTCGAGCCCACCATTAAGCTGGCACGGGAGGGCTTTCCCATGCCAACCTACCTCGGAAAATTCTTGCAATATGATATGGTTAAACAGCTGATTCAAAGCACTAAACTCTG TGATTTGTTCTGTCACAAGAACAAGACAGTTTTTGGCCCAGGGGATGTGTTGAGGTTCTCTAAGCTGGCGGAAACCATGGAAATCATCGCCAAAGAAGGAGCCGATGCCTTCTACACAGGGAAAATCGGCAGGGACTTGATAGACGATGTAAAAGCTGCAG TTCGTTTTCCAGGTGGAACCTTATCAGAACAGGATCTGAAGGCTTTCCAGGTACGAGTCAGCGATGCATGGTCAGTTCAACTGGGGGAGTACAAGATGCATTTCCCTCCTCCGCCAGCAGGGGGAGCGATACTCAGCTTTATTCTTCAACTTATGCATG GGTTCGGCCTCTCTCCAGCCTCCATCAATGGAGAACAGAAAAAAGTGACTCTGCATCGTTACCTCGAGGCAGTAAAATTTGCAAACGGACTAAAGCGCAACCTAGGAGACCCATTCTTCAACTCCAGAGAT ATGACATACATGACAGACAAGAAGTTTACAGACCGCATCAGGGCTCTGATCATTGATGGACTGACGCACAGCGACTCCTACTACAACGTCACGCCGTTAAACGACCGCTTTGGCACGACGCACGTCTCAGTGATGGCAGCAGATGGCAGTGCTGTGTCGGTTACCAGCACCATCAACCACAT GTTTGGATCATCTATTTATTCTGAGAAGACGGGTATCATCCTCAACAATGAGCTAGCTGACTTCTGTGGCAAAGCGGATTCAGTCACGCCAG GTGAGCAGCCACCTTCCTCCATGGCTCCATCCATCCTGCAGTCCTCCTCTCAGCGGACGACACTGGTGATCGGTGGATCTGGAGGCAGTATGATCACTTCAGCCATGGCCCTG tccATTATGAACCACCTGTGGTTTGGTATGAGTCTTAACGAATCCATCGCTGAAAAAATTGTATTCGTGAATTCTAAGAATGCCATCAACTTTGAGCACGGATATGACAAT GCAGCTATAAAGGCAATGGAAGCGTTACGACATGATGTGAAACCATATCAGTTCTTCTTTAATGTGGTCAATGCCGTCTCGAAAAAAGGACACTGCATCAGTGCTGTGTCTGACGCCAGGAAGGTGGGCAAGTCAGCAGGATACTGA
- the ggt5b gene encoding glutathione hydrolase 5 proenzyme isoform X2 produces MAKSQSTRCCLCVLAFMCISAVICICIILGSRPRHCDFFTHAAVSADSQLCSDVGRDMLLQGGSAVDAAIAALLCTGVVNPQSMGLGGGSIFTIMDNTGKVKVISSRETAPKGVKADLLKGCPTSLTFTTGSEWIGVPGELRGYQQAHRLYGKLPWDKLFEPTIKLAREGFPMPTYLGKFLQYDMVKQLIQSTKLCDLFCHKNKTVFGPGDVLRFSKLAETMEIIAKEGADAFYTGKIGRDLIDDVKAAGGTLSEQDLKAFQVRVSDAWSVQLGEYKMHFPPPPAGGAILSFILQLMHGFGLSPASINGEQKKVTLHRYLEAVKFANGLKRNLGDPFFNSRDMTYMTDKKFTDRIRALIIDGLTHSDSYYNVTPLNDRFGTTHVSVMAADGSAVSVTSTINHMFGSSIYSEKTGIILNNELADFCGKADSVTPGEQPPSSMAPSILQSSSQRTTLVIGGSGGSMITSAMALSIMNHLWFGMSLNESIAEKIVFVNSKNAINFEHGYDNAAIKAMEALRHDVKPYQFFFNVVNAVSKKGHCISAVSDARKVGKSAGY; encoded by the exons ATGGCTAAATCTCAGTCCACACGCTGCTGTCTGTGCGTCCTCGCTTTCATGTGCATTTCTGCTGTTATCTGCATCTGCATCATTCTGGGCTCCAGACCGAGACACTGTGATTTTTTTACGCATGCTGCCGTTTCTGCGGACTCTCAATTGTGCTCTGATGTTGGCAG GGATATGCTTCTTCAGGGGGGTTCTGCAGTGGATGCAGCCATCGCCGCTTTGCTCTGTACTGGAGTGGTTAACCCACAGAGCATGGGCCTGGGAGGGGGATCCATCTTTACTATTATGGACAACACAG GCAAAGTTAAAGTCATCAGCTCACGAGAGACGGCCCCGAAAGGTGTCAAAGCAGATTTACTGAAGGGCTGTCCGACGTCTCTAACCTTCACTACAG GAAGCGAATGGATAGGTGTACCAGGAGAACTCCGTGGTTATCAACAAGCACACCGGCTGTATGGAAAGCTGCCCTGGGACAAACTTTTCGAGCCCACCATTAAGCTGGCACGGGAGGGCTTTCCCATGCCAACCTACCTCGGAAAATTCTTGCAATATGATATGGTTAAACAGCTGATTCAAAGCACTAAACTCTG TGATTTGTTCTGTCACAAGAACAAGACAGTTTTTGGCCCAGGGGATGTGTTGAGGTTCTCTAAGCTGGCGGAAACCATGGAAATCATCGCCAAAGAAGGAGCCGATGCCTTCTACACAGGGAAAATCGGCAGGGACTTGATAGACGATGTAAAAGCTGCAG GTGGAACCTTATCAGAACAGGATCTGAAGGCTTTCCAGGTACGAGTCAGCGATGCATGGTCAGTTCAACTGGGGGAGTACAAGATGCATTTCCCTCCTCCGCCAGCAGGGGGAGCGATACTCAGCTTTATTCTTCAACTTATGCATG GGTTCGGCCTCTCTCCAGCCTCCATCAATGGAGAACAGAAAAAAGTGACTCTGCATCGTTACCTCGAGGCAGTAAAATTTGCAAACGGACTAAAGCGCAACCTAGGAGACCCATTCTTCAACTCCAGAGAT ATGACATACATGACAGACAAGAAGTTTACAGACCGCATCAGGGCTCTGATCATTGATGGACTGACGCACAGCGACTCCTACTACAACGTCACGCCGTTAAACGACCGCTTTGGCACGACGCACGTCTCAGTGATGGCAGCAGATGGCAGTGCTGTGTCGGTTACCAGCACCATCAACCACAT GTTTGGATCATCTATTTATTCTGAGAAGACGGGTATCATCCTCAACAATGAGCTAGCTGACTTCTGTGGCAAAGCGGATTCAGTCACGCCAG GTGAGCAGCCACCTTCCTCCATGGCTCCATCCATCCTGCAGTCCTCCTCTCAGCGGACGACACTGGTGATCGGTGGATCTGGAGGCAGTATGATCACTTCAGCCATGGCCCTG tccATTATGAACCACCTGTGGTTTGGTATGAGTCTTAACGAATCCATCGCTGAAAAAATTGTATTCGTGAATTCTAAGAATGCCATCAACTTTGAGCACGGATATGACAAT GCAGCTATAAAGGCAATGGAAGCGTTACGACATGATGTGAAACCATATCAGTTCTTCTTTAATGTGGTCAATGCCGTCTCGAAAAAAGGACACTGCATCAGTGCTGTGTCTGACGCCAGGAAGGTGGGCAAGTCAGCAGGATACTGA